The following coding sequences lie in one Paracidovorax avenae genomic window:
- a CDS encoding acyl-CoA dehydrogenase family protein gives MDFELTEEQRAFADTAREFARAELAPHAAHWDAEGIFPREAIAKAGALGFCGLYAPENAGGLALPRLDATLVFEEMAAIDPSTTAFITIHNMATWMLGTWATDAVRDRWGPLLTSGEKLASYCLTEPGAGSDAASLKTRAERAGNEYVVNGAKAFISGAGSTDVLVLMARTGAPDSGAGGISAFAVPADAAGIHYGRKEEKMGWNSQPTRTISFDNVRVPADHLLGAEGEGFKIAMKGLDGGRINIATCSVGAAQGALNAARQYMQDRKQFGKAIASFQALQFKLADMATELVAARQMVRLAASKLDAGARDASTYCAMAKRFATDAGFAVVNEALQLHGGYGYIREYPLERLLRDARVHQILEGTNEIMRVIIARRMLDGDAPDAIR, from the coding sequence ATGGATTTCGAGCTGACCGAAGAACAACGCGCCTTCGCCGACACCGCCCGGGAATTCGCCCGGGCCGAACTGGCGCCCCATGCCGCGCACTGGGACGCGGAAGGCATCTTCCCGCGCGAGGCGATCGCGAAAGCCGGCGCCCTGGGCTTCTGCGGCCTCTACGCACCCGAGAACGCCGGCGGCCTCGCCCTGCCCCGGCTGGACGCCACGCTGGTGTTCGAAGAGATGGCCGCCATCGACCCCTCCACCACCGCCTTCATCACGATCCACAACATGGCGACCTGGATGCTGGGCACCTGGGCCACCGATGCGGTGCGGGACCGCTGGGGCCCGCTGCTCACCAGCGGCGAGAAGCTCGCCAGCTATTGCCTGACCGAGCCGGGCGCGGGCTCGGACGCGGCCTCGCTCAAGACACGCGCCGAGCGCGCCGGAAACGAATACGTCGTCAACGGTGCCAAGGCCTTCATCAGCGGCGCCGGCAGCACCGATGTGCTGGTGCTCATGGCCCGCACGGGCGCGCCCGATTCCGGCGCGGGAGGGATCAGCGCCTTCGCCGTGCCGGCGGATGCGGCGGGCATCCACTATGGCAGGAAGGAAGAGAAGATGGGCTGGAACAGCCAGCCCACGCGCACCATCAGTTTCGACAACGTACGCGTCCCGGCCGACCATCTGCTGGGAGCCGAGGGCGAGGGCTTCAAGATCGCCATGAAGGGCCTGGACGGGGGCCGCATCAACATCGCCACCTGTTCGGTGGGTGCGGCCCAGGGCGCGCTGAACGCCGCACGGCAATACATGCAGGACCGCAAACAGTTCGGCAAGGCCATCGCCAGCTTCCAGGCCCTGCAGTTCAAGCTGGCCGACATGGCAACCGAGCTGGTCGCCGCGCGGCAGATGGTGCGGCTGGCCGCCAGCAAACTCGATGCCGGTGCGCGCGACGCCTCCACCTACTGCGCCATGGCCAAGCGCTTCGCCACCGATGCGGGCTTCGCCGTGGTGAACGAGGCGCTGCAGTTGCACGGCGGCTATGGCTACATCCGCGAATATCCGCTGGAGCGCCTGCTGCGCGATGCGCGCGTGCACCAGATCCTGGAGGGCACGAACGAGATCATGCGCGTCATCATCGCCCGGCGCATGCTGGACGGCGACGCGCCGGACGCGATCCGCTGA
- a CDS encoding TfoX/Sxy family protein, with product MPVRPLSDETLHLIDAVRDALAQRCGPTAMEERTLFGCRAFFVDGKLCIGVKGAELLVRLPPERHGEFQEMQNTRELSPGGGMQGYFWIEPHGYARAAQWAFWLDEALAYNPRAKASPKRRKTAPTAAPASKAPPAKTAPRRHSIFEADD from the coding sequence ATGCCTGTCCGCCCCCTCTCCGACGAGACACTGCACCTCATCGATGCCGTGCGCGATGCGCTCGCGCAGCGGTGCGGCCCCACGGCAATGGAAGAACGCACGCTGTTCGGTTGCCGGGCCTTCTTCGTGGACGGCAAGCTCTGCATCGGCGTGAAAGGTGCGGAGCTGCTGGTGCGACTGCCACCGGAGCGCCACGGCGAATTCCAGGAAATGCAGAACACGCGCGAGCTCTCTCCCGGCGGCGGCATGCAGGGCTACTTCTGGATCGAGCCGCACGGCTATGCGCGTGCCGCGCAATGGGCCTTCTGGCTGGATGAAGCCCTGGCCTACAACCCGCGCGCCAAAGCGAGCCCGAAGCGCCGCAAGACTGCCCCGACTGCGGCCCCGGCCTCGAAAGCACCGCCGGCCAAGACAGCCCCGCGGCGCCACAGCATTTTCGAGGCCGATGACTGA
- the mmsB gene encoding 3-hydroxyisobutyrate dehydrogenase, whose translation MKIAFIGLGNMGGPMALNLHKAGHDVGAFDLSRPACDRLAADGVRIATDAGACVEGAEVVISMLPASPHVEALFLGSGQQAGLLPQLPAGTLVIDCSTIAAATSRKVADAARERGIAFIDAPVSGGTGGAIAGTLTFMVGGDAADLERARPVLEKMGANIFHAGGVGAGQTAKICNNMLLGILMAGTSEALALGVANGLDPAVLSEIMRRSSGGNWALEKYNPWPGVMPQAPASKDYAGGFGTDLMLKDLGLAQENATAVKAATPLGGLARSLYAAHSLAGHGGLDFSSILRLVRKSGA comes from the coding sequence ATGAAGATCGCATTCATCGGCCTGGGCAACATGGGCGGCCCCATGGCCCTGAACCTGCACAAAGCCGGCCATGACGTCGGCGCTTTCGACCTGTCCAGGCCCGCCTGCGACAGGCTGGCGGCCGACGGGGTGCGCATCGCCACCGATGCCGGCGCCTGCGTGGAGGGTGCCGAGGTGGTCATCAGCATGCTGCCGGCCAGCCCGCACGTGGAGGCGCTTTTCCTGGGAAGCGGCCAGCAGGCCGGCCTGCTGCCCCAGTTGCCCGCCGGCACGCTGGTGATCGACTGCTCCACCATCGCGGCGGCCACATCGCGCAAGGTGGCCGATGCCGCGCGGGAACGCGGCATCGCCTTCATCGACGCGCCCGTCTCCGGCGGCACGGGCGGTGCCATCGCCGGCACGCTGACCTTCATGGTGGGCGGGGATGCGGCCGATCTGGAACGCGCCCGCCCGGTGCTGGAGAAAATGGGCGCCAACATCTTCCACGCGGGTGGTGTGGGCGCGGGCCAGACCGCCAAGATCTGCAACAACATGCTGCTGGGCATCCTGATGGCCGGCACCAGCGAGGCCCTCGCCCTGGGCGTCGCCAACGGCCTGGACCCGGCGGTGCTGAGCGAGATCATGCGCCGCAGTTCGGGCGGCAACTGGGCCCTGGAGAAATACAACCCCTGGCCCGGCGTCATGCCCCAGGCCCCGGCGAGCAAGGACTACGCGGGAGGCTTCGGCACCGACCTGATGCTCAAGGACCTCGGGCTCGCGCAGGAGAACGCCACCGCAGTGAAAGCGGCCACACCCCTGGGGGGACTTGCGCGCAGCCTTTATGCGGCGCATAGCCTGGCCGGCCACGGCGGACTGGATTTCTCCAGTATCCTGCGGCTCGTCCGCAAATCCGGCGCCTGA
- a CDS encoding superoxide dismutase family protein gives MTLHLFRPIPSSLRLLRPAAALAAAGAALALAGCGAQGPGQAQGTPAAHAVEAAGSATKMPVPGPERATASARLMTADGQPAGTAVLTETPSGVEIAAQVQGLSSGLHGFHIHANGQCAPGPDAATGKTIPFGAAGGHFDPGMSHQHGQPGAPIDKAHAGELPNITVGADGRGTLRYLNTNVTLTPGKASIMGRALVVHEKEDDYKSNPAGNSGGRVLCGVIEPAQPSSVVGQAPAPRS, from the coding sequence ATGACCCTGCACCTGTTCCGCCCGATCCCCTCCTCTCTCCGTCTCCTGCGCCCGGCCGCCGCGCTGGCGGCTGCGGGTGCCGCGCTCGCCCTCGCTGGTTGCGGTGCCCAGGGCCCGGGCCAGGCACAGGGCACGCCCGCCGCCCACGCCGTGGAAGCTGCCGGCAGCGCCACGAAGATGCCGGTACCCGGCCCGGAGCGCGCCACGGCCTCGGCCCGCCTGATGACCGCGGACGGCCAGCCTGCGGGCACGGCCGTCCTGACTGAAACGCCCAGCGGCGTGGAAATCGCCGCGCAGGTGCAGGGGCTTTCCTCCGGCCTGCACGGCTTCCACATCCACGCCAATGGCCAGTGCGCTCCCGGGCCGGATGCCGCCACCGGCAAGACCATCCCCTTCGGCGCCGCGGGCGGGCATTTCGACCCCGGCATGTCCCACCAGCACGGCCAGCCCGGAGCGCCCATCGACAAGGCCCATGCCGGCGAGTTGCCCAACATCACCGTGGGCGCGGATGGCCGCGGCACGCTGCGCTACCTGAACACCAACGTCACGCTCACCCCGGGCAAGGCTTCCATCATGGGCCGTGCCCTCGTGGTGCACGAGAAGGAAGACGACTACAAGAGCAATCCGGCCGGCAACTCCGGTGGCCGCGTCCTGTGCGGCGTGATCGAGCCGGCGCAGCCCAGCAGCGTGGTCGGCCAGGCCCCGGCGCCGCGCAGCTGA
- a CDS encoding TonB-dependent receptor family protein produces the protein MRGIPPLQNAALFLSPSGPAARASAPVWAVVAGCALWAGSPQAAMAQAAGPDPALPAVEVSGGQAAAQRRFDAAASHTAIALDPFTATTPLVNLSELLAGQPGVAVSDRQNYAQDLQIAVRGFGSRSTFGVRGVRILVDGIPATMPDGQGQAATAQLPSASQVEVLRGPLAQQYGNAAGGVLQVTTRDPREGGGASASVAAGSYGQRMAEASFDAGDRTLGGLVDISRFETDGWRDHGAARRTHLNAKVVARPSGDTRVTVLVNLFDQPLAQDPLGLTREQWRADPRQAPAVAYSFDTRKTVRQNQLGLVVEHALSATDSVRARLYGGTRSLFQTLSFSGGAANSAGGVVDLDRDYYGLGAAWTHSDRTAAGLPWSWTVGLDADRLSEHRQGFVNDAGVPGALRRDEQDRAGNTDLFAQVDAWIAPTVRAIAGLRATRVRLAVDDRFPASAANPDDSGERTWHRTSPAVGLVWAASEHLNLYANAGGGIETPTLAEMAYSRSNSGPNYGLEAARNRQFEVGAKWQGGVHRLEAAWFDARTRGEIVPAATVNGRTVYQNADRVRRRGMELGWSARMGAFVPRAAYTYLDAFFASPYTGAGGVAVPSGNRLPGTARHTARLSLDYAPDARWTLGAAVDLSSRVQANDANTEAAPGHAVAGLQAGYGWKTGGSVRWQAWARLDNLFDRRYAGSLIVNDGNGRFFEPAAGRRIMVGLRAQLL, from the coding sequence ATGCGCGGCATACCCCCTCTCCAGAACGCGGCCCTCTTCCTTTCGCCCTCCGGCCCCGCCGCCCGTGCTTCGGCGCCGGTCTGGGCGGTCGTGGCCGGCTGTGCGCTGTGGGCCGGCAGCCCGCAGGCAGCCATGGCCCAGGCCGCCGGCCCCGATCCCGCGCTGCCGGCCGTCGAGGTGTCCGGCGGCCAGGCGGCGGCCCAGCGCCGCTTCGATGCCGCCGCGAGCCATACGGCCATCGCCCTGGACCCTTTCACCGCCACGACGCCGCTCGTGAACCTGTCCGAACTGCTGGCCGGCCAGCCCGGCGTGGCGGTGTCCGACCGCCAGAACTACGCGCAGGATCTCCAGATCGCGGTGCGCGGCTTCGGGTCGCGCTCCACCTTCGGCGTGCGGGGCGTGCGCATCCTCGTCGATGGCATCCCGGCCACGATGCCGGACGGCCAGGGCCAGGCGGCCACGGCCCAGTTGCCATCCGCCTCGCAGGTGGAAGTACTGCGCGGGCCGCTCGCCCAGCAGTACGGCAACGCGGCGGGCGGCGTGCTGCAGGTCACCACGCGCGATCCACGGGAAGGCGGCGGGGCCTCGGCCTCGGTGGCCGCGGGGTCCTACGGCCAGCGCATGGCCGAGGCATCGTTCGACGCGGGCGACCGGACCCTGGGCGGGCTGGTGGACATCTCCCGCTTCGAGACCGACGGCTGGCGGGACCACGGCGCCGCGCGCCGCACGCACCTGAACGCCAAGGTGGTGGCACGGCCCTCCGGCGACACCCGCGTCACGGTGCTGGTGAACCTTTTCGACCAGCCGCTGGCGCAGGACCCGCTCGGCCTGACGCGCGAGCAGTGGCGGGCCGATCCCCGCCAGGCCCCGGCGGTGGCGTACAGCTTCGACACCCGCAAGACCGTGCGGCAGAACCAGCTCGGCCTGGTGGTGGAGCATGCGCTGAGCGCCACGGACAGCGTGCGCGCAAGGCTCTACGGCGGCACCCGCAGCCTGTTCCAGACCCTGTCCTTCTCCGGCGGGGCCGCCAACAGCGCCGGCGGCGTGGTGGACCTGGACCGCGACTACTACGGCCTCGGCGCCGCCTGGACGCACAGCGACCGCACTGCCGCGGGCCTGCCCTGGTCCTGGACGGTGGGGCTGGATGCCGACCGGCTCTCCGAGCACCGCCAGGGTTTCGTCAACGATGCGGGCGTGCCCGGCGCGCTGCGGCGCGACGAGCAGGACCGTGCGGGCAACACCGACCTCTTCGCCCAGGTGGACGCCTGGATCGCCCCCACCGTGCGCGCGATCGCCGGGCTGCGAGCGACCCGGGTCCGGCTGGCCGTGGACGACCGCTTTCCGGCCAGCGCCGCCAACCCCGACGACAGCGGCGAGCGCACCTGGCATCGCACCAGCCCGGCCGTGGGCCTGGTCTGGGCCGCTTCGGAGCACCTGAACCTGTATGCCAATGCCGGTGGAGGCATCGAGACGCCCACGCTGGCCGAGATGGCCTACAGCCGCAGCAACAGCGGTCCGAACTACGGGCTGGAAGCCGCGCGCAACCGCCAGTTCGAGGTGGGCGCCAAATGGCAGGGCGGCGTGCACCGCCTGGAGGCCGCCTGGTTCGACGCCCGCACGCGCGGAGAGATCGTTCCCGCGGCGACGGTCAATGGCCGCACGGTGTACCAGAATGCCGACCGCGTGCGGCGCCGCGGCATGGAACTGGGCTGGAGCGCGCGCATGGGCGCCTTCGTACCGCGCGCCGCCTACACCTATCTGGACGCCTTCTTCGCCAGTCCCTACACCGGCGCGGGCGGCGTGGCGGTGCCTTCCGGCAACCGCCTGCCGGGCACGGCGCGCCACACGGCCCGCCTGTCGCTGGACTACGCGCCCGACGCGCGGTGGACGCTGGGCGCCGCGGTGGACCTGTCCTCCCGGGTGCAGGCCAACGACGCCAACACCGAGGCAGCCCCCGGCCATGCCGTCGCCGGACTGCAGGCCGGCTATGGATGGAAGACCGGAGGCTCCGTGCGCTGGCAGGCCTGGGCGCGGCTGGACAACCTGTTCGACCGCCGCTACGCAGGCTCGCTGATCGTCAACGACGGCAACGGGCGCTTCTTCGAGCCCGCCGCCGGCCGTCGCATCATGGTGGGATTGCGCGCGCAGTTGCTCTGA
- a CDS encoding Bug family tripartite tricarboxylate transporter substrate binding protein, protein MQRRTFTLHALALGAGSALGALPALAQAPWPAGKTITYLVPFAAGGTTDTLGRLISQQLGTALGTTVVVDNKGGAGGSVGSEIAARAAPDGYTLLGGTISSHAINVSLYPKLGYDPVKSFAPVTLIGTNPVVLVVAAGSPYKTLQDVLAAAKAKPGGLSSASAGTGTSQHLALELLAYRSGVKFTHVPYKGSGPAIQDVIGGQVDMMFDTTVVAAPHIQSGKLRAIAVTSAKRLASMPDVPTVAESGVASLKDFEVVSWQAIFVPAGTPAPIVNRLHDEIRKILAQPDMQARLRGFGMEPADLTTAQIAAFQKAEVEKWAQVIKAANVKAD, encoded by the coding sequence ATGCAGCGCAGGACTTTCACCCTCCATGCCCTGGCCCTCGGCGCAGGTAGCGCCCTGGGCGCCTTGCCGGCCCTCGCCCAGGCGCCGTGGCCCGCAGGCAAGACCATCACCTACCTGGTGCCGTTCGCGGCGGGTGGCACGACCGACACGCTGGGCCGGCTGATCAGCCAGCAGCTGGGCACGGCCCTGGGCACCACGGTGGTCGTGGACAACAAGGGTGGGGCGGGCGGCAGCGTGGGTTCCGAGATCGCGGCACGGGCCGCCCCGGATGGCTACACGCTGCTGGGGGGCACCATCAGCTCGCACGCGATCAACGTGAGCCTCTATCCCAAGCTGGGCTACGACCCGGTCAAATCCTTCGCGCCCGTGACGCTGATCGGCACCAATCCTGTGGTGCTCGTGGTGGCCGCCGGCAGCCCCTACAAGACGCTGCAGGACGTGCTCGCGGCGGCGAAGGCCAAGCCTGGCGGGCTTTCGTCGGCCTCGGCCGGTACGGGTACCTCGCAGCATCTGGCCCTGGAACTGCTGGCCTACAGGTCGGGCGTGAAGTTCACCCACGTGCCCTACAAAGGCAGCGGACCTGCGATCCAGGACGTGATCGGCGGCCAGGTGGACATGATGTTCGACACCACCGTGGTCGCGGCGCCGCACATCCAGAGCGGCAAGCTGCGCGCGATCGCCGTCACCTCGGCGAAGCGGCTGGCGTCCATGCCCGACGTGCCCACGGTGGCCGAATCGGGCGTGGCCAGCCTGAAGGACTTCGAGGTGGTGTCCTGGCAGGCGATCTTCGTGCCCGCGGGAACGCCCGCGCCCATCGTCAACCGGCTGCACGACGAGATCCGCAAGATCCTTGCCCAGCCCGACATGCAGGCCCGGCTCAGGGGCTTCGGCATGGAGCCGGCGGACCTGACCACCGCCCAGATCGCGGCCTTCCAGAAGGCCGAGGTCGAGAAATGGGCCCAGGTCATCAAGGCCGCGAACGTGAAGGCCGATTGA
- the garD gene encoding galactarate dehydratase, giving the protein MTTPLTIRMHDADNVAIVANDGGLPAGTPLPSGITLREHVPQAHKVALADIPEGGAVRRYNVPIGYAIRPIAAGSWVHEKLLHMPDARSLEGLPIATARPPALPPLEGYTFEGYRNADGSVGTRNILAITETVQCVAGVTGFAVQRIKAELLPKYPHVDDVVALAHTYGCGVAIDAPDAVIPIRTLRNISLNPNFGGEVMVVSLGCEKLQPERLLPPGAIPLVDERTLQEAPLDVVCLQDEAHVGFMSMVDSVMRQAELHLERLNRRRRETVPASELVVGVQCGGSDAFSGVTANPAVGFCTDLLVRAGATVMFSEVTEVRDGIDQLTSRAASPEVAEAMIREMAWYDAYLSQGRVDRSANTTPGNKKGGLSNIVEKAMGSIVKSGSAPISGVVAPGDKARQKGLLYAATPASDFICGTLQVAAGMNLHVFTTGRGTPYGLAEVPVIKVATRSDLARRWHDLMDVNAGRIADGEASIEEMGWEMFRLMLDVASGRRKTWAEHWKLANALVLFNPAPVT; this is encoded by the coding sequence ATGACGACGCCCCTGACCATCCGCATGCACGATGCCGACAACGTCGCCATCGTGGCCAACGACGGCGGCCTGCCTGCCGGCACGCCGCTGCCCTCGGGCATCACGCTGCGCGAGCACGTGCCGCAGGCCCACAAGGTGGCGCTCGCGGACATCCCCGAGGGCGGTGCCGTGCGGCGCTACAACGTGCCCATCGGCTATGCCATCCGGCCGATCGCGGCCGGCAGCTGGGTGCACGAAAAGCTGCTGCACATGCCCGACGCGCGCTCGCTCGAAGGCCTGCCCATCGCCACGGCCAGGCCGCCGGCCCTGCCGCCGCTGGAGGGCTACACCTTCGAGGGCTACCGCAATGCCGACGGTTCGGTGGGTACGCGCAACATCCTGGCCATCACCGAGACCGTGCAGTGCGTGGCCGGCGTGACCGGATTCGCCGTGCAGCGCATCAAGGCGGAACTGCTGCCGAAGTACCCGCATGTTGATGACGTGGTGGCCCTGGCCCACACCTATGGTTGCGGCGTGGCCATCGATGCGCCCGATGCGGTGATCCCGATCCGCACGCTGCGCAACATCAGCCTCAACCCGAATTTCGGCGGCGAGGTGATGGTGGTCAGCCTGGGCTGCGAGAAGCTGCAGCCCGAGCGCCTGCTGCCGCCCGGTGCCATACCGCTGGTGGACGAACGCACGCTGCAGGAGGCCCCGCTCGACGTGGTCTGCCTGCAGGACGAGGCCCATGTGGGCTTCATGTCCATGGTCGATTCGGTGATGCGCCAGGCCGAACTGCATCTGGAACGCCTGAACCGCCGCCGCCGCGAGACCGTGCCGGCCAGCGAGTTGGTGGTGGGCGTGCAATGCGGTGGCAGCGATGCGTTCAGTGGTGTCACCGCCAATCCGGCCGTGGGGTTCTGCACCGACCTGCTGGTGCGCGCGGGCGCCACGGTGATGTTCAGCGAGGTGACCGAGGTGCGCGACGGCATCGACCAGCTCACCTCCCGTGCGGCGTCGCCCGAGGTGGCCGAAGCCATGATCCGCGAGATGGCCTGGTACGACGCCTACCTGAGCCAGGGCCGTGTGGACCGCAGCGCCAACACCACGCCGGGCAACAAGAAAGGGGGCCTGTCCAACATCGTCGAGAAGGCCATGGGCTCGATCGTCAAGAGTGGCAGCGCACCCATCAGCGGCGTGGTGGCACCCGGCGACAAGGCGCGGCAGAAGGGACTGCTCTATGCCGCCACCCCCGCCAGCGACTTCATCTGCGGCACGCTGCAGGTGGCCGCGGGCATGAACCTGCACGTCTTCACCACCGGCCGGGGAACGCCCTATGGGCTGGCCGAAGTACCGGTCATCAAGGTGGCCACGCGCAGCGACCTGGCGCGGCGCTGGCACGACCTGATGGACGTGAACGCCGGGCGCATCGCCGACGGCGAGGCCAGCATCGAGGAGATGGGCTGGGAGATGTTCCGCCTGATGCTGGACGTGGCCAGCGGCCGCAGGAAAACCTGGGCCGAGCACTGGAAGCTCGCCAACGCCCTGGTGCTGTTCAATCCCGCGCCCGTGACCTGA
- a CDS encoding TRAP transporter large permease → MTVPLLILCVSFTLFLLLGVPVAFSIGLSALATLAYEGLPLEVGFQQMTSGMGIFSFLAIPFFIFAGELMLYGGIADRIVNFARALVGHVRGGLGMSNVVACTLFGGVSGSPVADVSAMGAVMIPMMKKEGYHADYAVNVTTHAALVGALMPTSHNLIIYSLAAGGKVSIAALILAALIPALVLTISNLAAAYLVAVKRGYPKGTFPGWHIVARSFAAALPGLFIVVLILGGILSGIFTATESAAVAVLYALALTIFLYRTLTREHFIKAASKAVRTTGVILLLIGISSTFGYLISLYGVAELTGEMLSQVTSTPWVIFLLINVILFVLGTFLDMAATILLCTPIFLPIAQHYGMSSVQFGIVMLINCALGLNTPPVGTTQFVGCAIGGVSVGTVMRTIWPFYGALIFALALVTFVPSFSTWLPGMFMVVR, encoded by the coding sequence ATGACCGTGCCACTCCTGATCCTGTGCGTGTCGTTCACGCTCTTCCTGCTGCTGGGCGTGCCGGTGGCGTTCTCCATCGGCCTCTCGGCCCTGGCCACCCTGGCCTACGAAGGCCTGCCGCTGGAGGTGGGCTTCCAGCAGATGACCTCCGGCATGGGGATCTTCTCGTTCCTGGCGATCCCGTTCTTCATCTTCGCGGGCGAGCTCATGCTGTATGGCGGCATCGCCGACCGCATCGTCAACTTCGCGCGGGCCCTGGTGGGCCACGTGCGCGGCGGACTGGGCATGTCCAACGTCGTGGCCTGCACGCTGTTCGGCGGGGTTTCGGGCTCGCCGGTGGCCGACGTGTCCGCGATGGGCGCGGTGATGATCCCCATGATGAAGAAAGAGGGCTACCACGCCGACTACGCCGTGAACGTGACGACGCACGCGGCACTGGTAGGCGCGCTCATGCCGACGAGCCACAACCTCATCATCTACTCGCTCGCCGCAGGCGGCAAGGTCTCGATCGCGGCGCTGATCCTCGCGGCGCTGATTCCTGCCCTGGTGCTCACGATCAGCAATCTGGCGGCGGCGTATCTCGTGGCCGTGAAGCGCGGCTACCCCAAGGGCACGTTCCCCGGCTGGCACATCGTGGCCCGTTCGTTCGCGGCGGCGCTGCCGGGCCTCTTCATCGTCGTGCTGATCCTGGGGGGGATCCTCTCGGGCATCTTCACCGCGACGGAGTCGGCGGCGGTGGCGGTGCTCTACGCGCTGGCGCTCACCATCTTCCTCTACCGCACTTTGACGCGGGAGCACTTCATCAAGGCCGCCTCCAAGGCCGTGCGCACCACGGGCGTGATCCTGCTGCTGATCGGCATCTCCAGCACCTTCGGCTATCTCATCAGCCTCTACGGCGTGGCGGAGCTGACGGGCGAGATGCTGTCCCAGGTGACCAGCACGCCCTGGGTGATCTTCCTGCTGATCAACGTCATCCTGTTCGTGCTGGGCACCTTCCTGGACATGGCGGCGACCATCCTGCTGTGCACGCCCATCTTCCTGCCGATCGCGCAGCACTACGGCATGAGCTCGGTGCAGTTCGGCATCGTGATGCTGATCAACTGCGCGCTGGGCCTGAACACGCCGCCCGTGGGCACGACCCAGTTCGTGGGCTGCGCGATCGGCGGGGTGTCGGTGGGCACGGTGATGCGGACCATCTGGCCGTTCTACGGGGCGCTGATCTTCGCGCTCGCGCTGGTCACCTTCGTGCCGTCGTTCTCGACCTGGCTGCCCGGCATGTTCATGGTCGTGCGCTGA
- a CDS encoding TRAP transporter small permease: MYTQICRTLARACMWLGILGLVAVICAVSWQVFGRYVLNNTPTWAESLALLLVLYVTMFGVAVGVRDAGHIGLESFLVLAPDWLRLKMEYLIHVLILVFGAAMAWNCASLAQSVWEYRLPTLFISEGWKYVPASIAGVLIVLFSIEHIIALAQGREVEPAWG, encoded by the coding sequence ATGTACACCCAAATCTGCCGCACGCTCGCGCGTGCCTGCATGTGGCTGGGCATCCTCGGGCTCGTGGCGGTGATCTGCGCCGTGAGCTGGCAGGTGTTCGGCCGGTATGTCCTCAACAACACGCCCACCTGGGCGGAAAGCCTGGCCCTGCTGCTGGTGCTCTACGTGACCATGTTCGGCGTGGCCGTGGGCGTGCGGGATGCCGGGCACATCGGGCTCGAGTCCTTCCTGGTGCTGGCGCCCGACTGGCTGCGCCTGAAGATGGAGTACCTGATCCACGTGCTCATCCTGGTGTTCGGCGCGGCCATGGCCTGGAACTGCGCGTCGCTCGCCCAGTCGGTGTGGGAATACCGCCTGCCCACGCTCTTCATCTCCGAGGGCTGGAAATACGTGCCCGCCAGCATCGCCGGCGTGCTCATCGTGCTGTTCTCCATCGAGCACATCATCGCGCTGGCCCAGGGCCGCGAAGTCGAACCCGCCTGGGGCTGA
- a CDS encoding TRAP transporter substrate-binding protein: MKFIKTTLAAVAACLTAFAAQATEFRSADIHPDDYPTVTAVKFMGERLKALSGGKHTIKVYSSGALGNEKDAIEQAKIGALQMVRINIGAMNNICPETVVPTMPFLFRSVEHLHKVLDGPVGEEILKACERQGFVGLAYYDSGARSMFTAKKPVRKFEDMKGMKVRVQQSDLWVSMLEAMGANATPMPMGEVYTGLKTGLIDAAENNYPTYESSRSFEVAKYYSKTEHSMAPEMLLFSKRAWDRLSPQEQGWIRQAAKESVPYMRKQWAEREVKSLATVKAGGAEIIEIDKAPFQAAMKPVYDKFITDAKLKDLVKRVQDTQ; this comes from the coding sequence ATGAAGTTCATCAAGACCACCCTGGCTGCCGTGGCGGCCTGCCTGACGGCCTTCGCGGCGCAGGCGACGGAATTCCGCTCCGCCGACATCCATCCCGACGATTACCCCACCGTGACCGCGGTGAAGTTCATGGGCGAGCGCCTGAAGGCGCTGTCGGGCGGAAAGCACACCATCAAGGTGTACAGCAGCGGCGCCCTGGGCAACGAAAAGGATGCCATCGAGCAGGCGAAGATCGGCGCGTTGCAGATGGTGCGCATCAACATCGGCGCGATGAACAACATCTGCCCAGAGACCGTGGTGCCGACCATGCCCTTCCTGTTCCGCTCGGTGGAGCACCTGCACAAGGTGCTGGACGGCCCGGTGGGCGAGGAGATCCTGAAGGCCTGCGAACGCCAGGGCTTCGTGGGCCTGGCCTATTACGACAGCGGCGCGCGCTCCATGTTCACGGCCAAGAAGCCGGTGCGCAAGTTCGAGGACATGAAGGGCATGAAGGTGCGCGTGCAGCAGTCGGACCTGTGGGTGTCCATGCTGGAGGCCATGGGCGCCAATGCCACGCCGATGCCCATGGGCGAGGTGTACACGGGCCTCAAGACCGGCCTGATCGACGCCGCCGAGAACAACTACCCCACCTACGAAAGCTCGCGCTCCTTCGAGGTTGCCAAGTACTACAGCAAGACCGAGCATTCCATGGCCCCGGAAATGCTGCTCTTTTCCAAGCGCGCCTGGGACCGCCTCTCGCCGCAGGAGCAGGGCTGGATCCGCCAGGCCGCGAAGGAGTCCGTGCCCTACATGCGCAAGCAATGGGCCGAGCGCGAGGTGAAGTCGCTCGCCACCGTGAAGGCGGGCGGCGCGGAGATCATCGAGATCGACAAGGCCCCGTTCCAGGCCGCGATGAAGCCCGTGTATGACAAGTTCATCACCGACGCGAAGCTGAAGGACCTCGTCAAGCGCGTGCAGGACACGCAGTGA